From Pseudomonas sp. B21-028, one genomic window encodes:
- a CDS encoding DUF1090 domain-containing protein — MNFLPPFALLVLCATLAAPLMADEQTPELTGCAAKRQGIINQIELAKSRGNADQQAGLETALNEVTTHCTDASLRKERETKVLDAKHEVSRRQADLEKAMKKGDPERINKRKDKLAASRKELQEAVDELDK; from the coding sequence ATGAATTTCCTGCCCCCTTTTGCCTTGCTGGTCTTATGCGCCACCCTGGCCGCGCCCTTGATGGCGGACGAGCAAACCCCGGAGCTTACCGGCTGCGCAGCCAAGCGCCAGGGCATCATCAATCAGATCGAACTGGCCAAGTCCCGCGGCAATGCGGACCAGCAGGCAGGCCTGGAAACCGCCCTGAATGAAGTCACCACCCATTGCACCGACGCGTCCTTGCGCAAGGAGCGTGAAACCAAGGTGCTCGATGCCAAGCACGAAGTCAGCCGCCGCCAGGCCGACCTGGAAAAAGCCATGAAAAAAGGCGACCCCGAGCGGATCAACAAGCGCAAGGACAAGCTGGCAGCTTCCCGCAAGGAACTGCAGGAAGCAGTGGATGAGTTGGATAAATAA
- the ligB gene encoding NAD-dependent DNA ligase LigB, translating to MLPLLCALAVLILVPIPVIAASCPEWPDDRARSEVDALQRQIDAWDDSYHRLGRSLVADELYDQSRTRLDQWRNCFDLAAPADPLRSAGGKVRHPIPHTGLDKLKDADAMRAWLQNREDIWVQPKVDGVAVTLIYREGRLHQAISRGDGVQGHDWTPTARKIDAIPQRLRRPLDLLVQGELYWRLDKHVQARDGSLNARATVAGLMARKDLTTEEASGIGLFTWDWPEGPATLPEREAALNALGFVDTHGYSQPVQAAADAERWRDHWYRTALPFASDGIVLRQSRRPPAGRWQAQAPFWGVAWKYPYAQALAEVRKVHFKVGRTGRITPLLELEPVTLDDRQIRRVSVSSLKRWEDMDIRPGDRVAISLAGLTIPRLDGVVLRGVERPAITIPVAADYHPLSCWQPTPGCESQFLARLSWLSGKHGLALPHVGRGTWEKLLAAGRLDGLLDWMTLDAAELAKMTGFGERSSARLLVSLHSAHQRPFGQWLKALGLPPAGAASLDGPWQVLAERTTEQWQAEAGIGPGRAAQLSAFFRDPHVLALSEVLRAAGVEGF from the coding sequence TGTGTGCACTCGCCGTTTTGATACTCGTCCCCATTCCCGTCATCGCCGCGTCTTGCCCCGAATGGCCCGACGACCGCGCCCGATCGGAGGTGGATGCCTTGCAACGGCAAATCGACGCCTGGGACGACAGCTATCACCGCCTCGGTCGGTCGCTGGTCGCCGACGAGCTTTACGATCAGTCCCGCACGCGACTGGACCAATGGCGCAACTGTTTTGATCTTGCGGCACCCGCTGACCCGCTGCGCTCGGCGGGCGGCAAAGTGCGACATCCGATCCCTCATACGGGCCTGGATAAACTGAAGGATGCCGACGCCATGCGGGCCTGGTTGCAAAACCGGGAAGACATCTGGGTCCAACCGAAAGTCGACGGTGTAGCAGTCACCCTGATCTATCGCGAAGGCCGTTTGCATCAGGCGATCAGCCGCGGCGATGGCGTTCAAGGCCATGACTGGACGCCGACAGCACGCAAGATCGACGCCATTCCCCAACGCTTGCGCCGGCCTTTGGACCTGCTCGTTCAGGGGGAACTGTACTGGCGACTGGACAAGCATGTGCAGGCCAGGGACGGCAGCCTCAATGCTCGGGCAACCGTGGCGGGCTTGATGGCTCGCAAGGATCTGACGACCGAAGAAGCCTCGGGTATCGGCCTGTTCACCTGGGACTGGCCCGAAGGTCCCGCCACCCTGCCCGAGCGGGAGGCTGCATTGAATGCGCTGGGCTTCGTCGACACCCATGGCTACAGCCAGCCCGTCCAGGCAGCGGCCGACGCCGAGCGCTGGCGCGACCACTGGTATCGCACGGCGCTGCCATTCGCCAGCGACGGGATCGTTCTGCGCCAGAGCCGCCGACCACCTGCCGGGCGCTGGCAGGCCCAGGCGCCGTTCTGGGGCGTGGCCTGGAAATACCCTTACGCCCAGGCGCTGGCCGAAGTGCGCAAAGTGCACTTCAAGGTCGGGCGCACCGGACGCATCACGCCGCTGCTGGAGCTTGAACCCGTCACGCTCGACGACCGACAGATCCGCCGGGTGAGCGTCAGCTCTCTCAAGCGCTGGGAGGACATGGACATCCGTCCCGGAGACCGGGTAGCCATCAGCCTGGCCGGGCTGACCATCCCGCGACTCGATGGCGTAGTACTGCGCGGTGTCGAGCGGCCGGCCATCACGATCCCCGTAGCGGCGGATTATCACCCGCTGAGTTGCTGGCAACCGACGCCCGGCTGCGAAAGCCAGTTCCTGGCCCGGCTGAGCTGGCTCAGCGGCAAGCACGGCCTCGCCCTGCCCCATGTCGGCCGCGGAACCTGGGAAAAACTCCTGGCGGCGGGCCGACTCGACGGATTGCTGGATTGGATGACCCTCGACGCCGCCGAGCTTGCTAAGATGACCGGCTTCGGCGAACGCAGCAGCGCCCGCCTGCTCGTCAGTTTACACAGCGCCCACCAACGCCCGTTCGGTCAATGGCTCAAGGCCCTCGGTTTACCGCCTGCCGGAGCGGCCAGCCTGGATGGGCCGTGGCAGGTGCTCGCCGAACGGACGACCGAACAATGGCAAGCCGAAGCCGGCATCGGGCCCGGACGCGCCGCGCAACTGAGCGCTTTTTTTCGCGACCCGCACGTGCTGGCGTTGAGTGAAGTATTACGGGCTGCGGGGGTCGAAGGTTTCTGA
- a CDS encoding murein transglycosylase A → MNSRFKTWHKGLALTLPLIALLSGCNRGEKVEEPQTHALATYVSAPWEALPAVSDEDLLAGFGSWRSACTRLKADATWGATCAAAANVPQSAPAVRNFLKQNLDVYGLRSGDNSPNGLITGYYEPVYPGSLTQTASANIPVYGVPDDMIIVALDSLYPELKGKRLRGRLEGRVLKPYDDAATIETNGVKAPVIAWLTDPMNLQFLQIQGSGRIRLDDGRQLRIGYADQNGHPYRPIGRWLVEQGELKKEDVTMGTISAWAKAHPTRIPELLGSNPSYVFFNRNPDSNEGPRGSLNVPLTAGYSVAVDRKVIPLGSLLWLSTTRPDGSALNRPVAAQDTGGAIAGEVRADLFWGTGDAAGQLAGDMKQQGQIWMLWPKGMTLPQVPQVANAVTANP, encoded by the coding sequence ATGAACAGCCGCTTCAAGACCTGGCACAAAGGCCTGGCATTGACCCTACCGCTGATCGCGCTGCTATCCGGCTGCAATCGCGGTGAAAAGGTCGAAGAGCCCCAGACCCATGCGCTCGCCACTTATGTCAGCGCCCCCTGGGAAGCGCTGCCAGCGGTTTCCGATGAAGACCTGCTGGCCGGTTTCGGCTCCTGGCGCAGCGCCTGCACCCGGCTCAAGGCCGACGCGACCTGGGGAGCCACCTGTGCGGCGGCGGCCAATGTGCCGCAGAGCGCTCCCGCCGTGCGCAACTTCCTGAAACAGAACCTGGACGTCTACGGTCTGCGTTCGGGAGACAACAGCCCCAATGGCCTGATCACCGGTTATTACGAACCGGTCTACCCGGGCAGCCTCACCCAGACCGCCAGCGCCAACATCCCGGTGTACGGCGTACCGGACGACATGATCATCGTGGCGCTGGACAGCCTCTACCCCGAGCTCAAGGGCAAGCGCCTGCGCGGTCGCCTCGAAGGCCGGGTGCTCAAGCCCTACGACGACGCAGCCACTATCGAGACCAACGGCGTGAAGGCGCCCGTGATCGCCTGGCTGACGGACCCGATGAACCTGCAATTCCTGCAGATCCAGGGCTCGGGCCGCATTCGGCTCGATGACGGTCGCCAGTTGCGCATCGGCTATGCCGACCAGAACGGCCACCCTTACCGGCCAATCGGACGCTGGCTGGTCGAACAGGGCGAGCTGAAGAAAGAAGACGTGACCATGGGCACCATCAGTGCCTGGGCCAAGGCCCATCCGACACGGATCCCCGAACTGCTGGGCAGCAACCCCAGCTATGTGTTTTTCAACCGCAACCCCGACAGCAACGAAGGCCCCCGGGGCTCGTTGAATGTGCCGCTGACCGCCGGCTATAGCGTGGCCGTGGACCGCAAGGTCATCCCGCTGGGCAGCCTGCTATGGCTCTCCACTACCCGCCCCGATGGCAGCGCATTGAACCGACCGGTAGCGGCCCAGGACACCGGCGGCGCCATTGCCGGTGAAGTACGAGCGGACCTGTTCTGGGGCACCGGCGATGCCGCCGGTCAACTGGCCGGGGACATGAAGCAACAGGGGCAGATCTGGATGTTGTGGCCCAAGGGCATGACGTTGCCGCAAGTGCCACAGGTGGCGAATGCCGTCACCGCCAATCCCTGA
- a CDS encoding cytochrome c produces MFVKRFSMVMLACLMLSACGGVDPNSPLGQRKAIFKQMLKTNEELGGMLRGRVPFDGARFAEGAVQLDQLSREPWKHFPPVREQDHTSARDEVWQKQARFQELAHSLEAATGELVVASKVQPYSASYLGPAVQKVEDACSACHKEFRDH; encoded by the coding sequence ATGTTTGTAAAACGATTTTCCATGGTTATGCTGGCCTGCCTGATGTTGTCCGCCTGCGGCGGTGTCGATCCCAACTCGCCGCTGGGCCAGCGCAAGGCGATTTTCAAGCAGATGCTCAAGACCAATGAAGAGCTGGGCGGCATGTTGCGTGGCCGGGTCCCGTTCGACGGTGCCCGCTTCGCCGAGGGTGCCGTGCAGCTTGACCAGCTGTCCCGCGAACCGTGGAAACACTTCCCGCCAGTACGCGAGCAGGACCACACCAGCGCCCGGGATGAAGTCTGGCAGAAACAGGCGCGGTTCCAGGAACTGGCACACAGCCTTGAAGCGGCCACCGGGGAGTTGGTGGTGGCCAGCAAGGTCCAGCCCTACAGCGCCAGTTACCTGGGGCCGGCGGTGCAGAAGGTCGAGGATGCGTGCAGTGCCTGTCATAAGGAATTTCGGGACCATTGA
- a CDS encoding EamA family transporter, with protein MLATALVLVAALLHAAWNTLIKFSGERLLVVACMDSVALLFAVSALGFVALPPMDIWPWILASAAFELLYRYLLIQAYRVGDLGLVYPLMRGLSPLVVLALTLIFAGEVLTTQQTLGILLIPFGMLCLLWQGGGGERLPWSMLPVVVLIGLCIGCYTYIDGQALRRWSHPLDYLVWITLFCAWPFPLLAVVSKRPAFVRFWREQWRLGLAVGLCVLFSYALVLWAMQLGSIAEAAALREISVILVVLFGMRYLKEPFGRPRLLACGLVLIGMLVMKF; from the coding sequence GTGCTTGCAACGGCCTTGGTGCTGGTGGCTGCGCTGCTGCATGCCGCCTGGAATACGTTGATCAAATTCAGCGGCGAGCGTCTTCTGGTGGTCGCGTGCATGGACAGCGTCGCGCTGCTGTTCGCCGTGTCGGCCCTGGGCTTCGTGGCGCTGCCGCCGATGGACATCTGGCCGTGGATCCTGGCGTCGGCGGCCTTTGAGTTGTTGTATCGCTATCTGCTGATCCAGGCGTATCGGGTCGGGGACCTGGGGTTGGTCTATCCGTTGATGCGCGGCTTGTCGCCGCTGGTGGTATTGGCCCTGACGCTGATCTTTGCCGGCGAAGTGTTGACGACTCAACAGACTCTCGGCATTTTGCTGATCCCGTTCGGCATGCTGTGCCTGTTGTGGCAGGGTGGGGGCGGCGAGCGATTGCCCTGGTCGATGCTGCCGGTGGTGGTGCTGATTGGTCTGTGTATCGGCTGCTACACCTACATCGATGGCCAGGCCCTGCGGCGATGGTCCCATCCGCTGGACTACCTGGTCTGGATCACGCTGTTCTGCGCCTGGCCATTCCCGCTGTTGGCCGTGGTGAGCAAGCGACCGGCCTTCGTGCGGTTCTGGCGCGAACAGTGGCGGCTTGGGTTGGCGGTCGGGCTCTGCGTCCTGTTCAGCTACGCCCTGGTGCTCTGGGCCATGCAGTTGGGGTCAATTGCCGAGGCGGCGGCGCTGCGGGAGATCAGTGTGATCCTGGTGGTGCTGTTCGGTATGCGCTACCTGAAAGAACCTTTCGGTCGGCCGCGGCTCTTAGCCTGCGGGCTAGTGCTGATTGGCATGCTGGTGATGAAATTCTGA
- a CDS encoding MAPEG family protein: MTVALWCILIAIILPYLCIAIAKIGGRYRLQDNHDPRDFLETLEGFPRRAYAAQLNSFEIAPAFAAAVIVAHLAGNAELVTINVLAVLFITSRLLYIICYLADWAILRSLVWFVGAGLVVSLFCVSV; this comes from the coding sequence ATGACGGTTGCCCTGTGGTGTATTTTGATCGCGATCATCCTGCCTTACCTGTGTATCGCCATCGCCAAGATCGGTGGACGATACCGGCTGCAAGACAACCACGATCCTCGGGACTTCCTGGAGACGCTCGAGGGCTTTCCCCGGCGCGCGTATGCCGCGCAGCTCAACAGCTTTGAAATTGCCCCGGCGTTCGCTGCCGCAGTGATCGTGGCGCACCTGGCCGGCAATGCCGAGCTGGTGACCATCAACGTGCTGGCGGTGCTGTTCATCACCAGCCGCCTGCTGTACATCATTTGCTACCTGGCGGACTGGGCCATTCTGCGTTCACTGGTGTGGTTCGTGGGGGCGGGGCTGGTCGTCAGTTTATTCTGTGTTTCTGTCTGA